In the Deinococcus radiotolerans genome, one interval contains:
- a CDS encoding putative bifunctional diguanylate cyclase/phosphodiesterase has product MRRDPFAPARAAARGLIFVLLFIALQRVSFLIHDVQGVSLWYLPAGLSVAYLVRFGAWQAGWVYLAIAGAGWLQSPVALNHPAALIGTAGYLLGAHLLRQGTGWQTGRLSLQDILAFPVLASLTAGVSALTAPVLYLAGDLMATPWLSVVFDWWVGDMVGIVVVTPPLLLLSAARQVQGGEGRRSWGGLPWDVVAPFILVSPLTWLVFTVAAPQGLRLHFLCFVPLLWLAIRSGLTAAVAGSVLTTLCMALLMPQAALPHAELVSVQLLVLTLTLTALIVGAGATERQRDRARLMHLALTDPLTGLPNRHAFLKAAQDRLRTDPDLLITALDVSRLKWINDTLGQASGDEVLVTFARRLQASVPHHGVVARLNGGMFAVACSPYRPGDVPSEPMATLRAALSVPFALDGAEIQVHFLCGTARSTPGTTVETLMQRAEEALATARQTGVDVIDSSAPTRGSDGKASFSALHCEHDLRRALDLGGQLALHYQPQFELATLNLTSFEALIRWHHPERGLLAPAEFLPVAERTRLIIPLSVWVLQEACRQLAHWLTLPEAAHLRVAVNVSPGHLHTGQLHQDVQQALAAAGLPGDRLELELTESSLLLDPARANAQLALLHAQGVRLALDDFGTGYSSIRHLRDFQVSTLKIDRSFVRRLGEDARDRHLVTALTALGHELGTSVLAEGAESMEVVDLLRTLGCDSVQGYELGRPLPAADATQLIRRPPAPRPAGDVEEERPSREQA; this is encoded by the coding sequence ATGCGCCGTGACCCGTTCGCCCCCGCCCGTGCCGCCGCGCGCGGCCTCATCTTCGTGCTCCTGTTCATCGCCCTGCAACGAGTATCGTTCCTGATCCATGACGTGCAGGGCGTGTCCCTGTGGTACCTCCCGGCTGGCCTGAGTGTCGCGTATCTGGTGCGCTTCGGCGCGTGGCAGGCCGGATGGGTGTACCTGGCGATCGCCGGGGCTGGCTGGCTCCAGTCCCCGGTGGCCCTCAATCATCCGGCCGCGCTGATTGGAACCGCCGGGTACCTGCTGGGGGCTCACCTCCTGCGCCAGGGGACGGGCTGGCAGACCGGACGGTTGAGTCTGCAGGATATCCTGGCCTTTCCGGTCTTGGCGTCCCTCACAGCCGGTGTTTCAGCCCTCACTGCGCCGGTCCTGTACCTCGCCGGCGACCTGATGGCCACCCCCTGGCTGTCCGTGGTGTTCGACTGGTGGGTTGGGGACATGGTGGGCATCGTGGTCGTGACACCGCCCCTGCTGCTCCTGTCAGCGGCGCGGCAGGTTCAGGGGGGTGAGGGGCGCCGCTCCTGGGGTGGCCTGCCGTGGGACGTGGTGGCGCCGTTCATCCTCGTGTCGCCCCTGACCTGGCTGGTGTTCACGGTGGCCGCTCCGCAGGGGTTGCGGCTTCATTTCCTGTGCTTCGTTCCACTCCTCTGGCTGGCCATCCGCTCCGGTCTGACCGCCGCGGTGGCTGGGAGCGTCCTGACCACCCTGTGCATGGCCCTGCTGATGCCACAAGCGGCGTTGCCTCACGCTGAGCTCGTGAGCGTTCAACTGCTTGTCCTGACCCTCACCCTGACCGCCCTGATCGTCGGTGCAGGCGCCACTGAACGTCAGCGGGACCGCGCCCGCCTCATGCACTTGGCCCTCACCGATCCCCTGACCGGCCTACCGAACCGTCACGCCTTTCTCAAGGCCGCGCAGGATCGGCTCCGCACCGATCCAGACCTGCTGATCACGGCCCTGGACGTGAGCCGGCTGAAATGGATCAACGATACGCTTGGGCAGGCCAGTGGGGATGAGGTGCTGGTCACCTTCGCCCGCCGTCTCCAGGCGAGTGTGCCTCATCACGGCGTGGTTGCCCGCCTAAATGGGGGGATGTTCGCCGTAGCCTGCTCCCCGTACCGTCCAGGTGACGTCCCCAGTGAGCCCATGGCCACCCTGCGCGCCGCCCTGAGTGTCCCGTTTGCCTTGGACGGGGCAGAGATCCAAGTTCATTTCCTCTGCGGGACCGCGCGTTCCACGCCAGGCACGACGGTCGAAACGCTCATGCAGCGCGCCGAGGAGGCCCTGGCGACCGCCCGGCAGACCGGCGTGGACGTGATCGACAGTTCCGCGCCGACACGCGGATCAGATGGGAAGGCTTCCTTCTCTGCCCTGCACTGTGAACACGACCTGCGCCGCGCCCTGGACCTGGGCGGGCAGCTGGCCCTGCACTACCAGCCGCAGTTTGAGTTGGCGACGCTGAACCTCACGTCGTTCGAAGCGCTCATCCGCTGGCATCACCCTGAACGGGGCCTGCTCGCGCCAGCCGAGTTCCTCCCTGTGGCGGAACGGACCCGGCTGATCATTCCGCTGAGCGTCTGGGTGCTGCAGGAAGCCTGCAGGCAACTGGCCCACTGGCTTACCCTGCCGGAGGCGGCGCACCTCCGGGTGGCGGTGAACGTCTCCCCTGGGCACCTGCACACCGGCCAGCTGCACCAGGACGTCCAGCAGGCACTGGCGGCCGCCGGGTTGCCCGGTGACCGGCTGGAACTGGAACTCACGGAGAGCAGCCTCCTGCTCGACCCAGCCCGCGCGAACGCACAACTCGCTCTGCTGCACGCCCAGGGCGTCCGGCTGGCCTTGGATGACTTCGGTACGGGCTACTCCAGCATCCGGCACCTGCGTGACTTCCAGGTCAGCACCCTGAAGATCGACCGGTCCTTCGTGCGGCGCCTGGGCGAGGACGCGCGGGACCGCCACCTCGTGACGGCACTGACCGCCCTGGGGCACGAACTGGGCACGAGCGTGCTCGCGGAGGGGGCGGAGTCGATGGAGGTCGTCGACCTGCTGCGCACCCTGGGCTGCGACAGCGTTCAGGGCTACGAGTTGGGCCGGCCGCTGCCGGCTGCCGACGCGACGCAGCTCATCAGGCGTCCCCCCGCTCCACGTCCCGCGGGTGATGTAGAAGAGGAGAGGCCTTCACGGGAGCAGGCCTGA
- a CDS encoding HD-GYP domain-containing protein produces the protein MSSPARLADLAAPAPWRQLRRLARRAEAPSTHAEQHMDRVGHLSALIAQAYGLSAQDAQHLGQAATVHDIGKVVIPASILKKPGPLTLEEFEVIKTHCRAGANLLWGHTPLQRLAAEIALSHHERWDGQGYPYGWAGTQTPVSARIVAVADVFDALTRDRPYKRAWSRAQALREIATQAGQHFDPAVVAAFKTVLGLTLH, from the coding sequence ATGAGCTCCCCCGCCCGACTCGCCGACCTGGCCGCCCCAGCCCCCTGGCGGCAACTGCGGCGCCTCGCCCGGCGTGCCGAAGCCCCCTCCACCCACGCGGAGCAGCACATGGACCGCGTCGGGCACCTCTCGGCCCTCATCGCCCAGGCCTACGGCCTCTCCGCGCAGGACGCCCAGCACCTCGGTCAGGCCGCCACCGTGCACGACATCGGCAAAGTCGTGATCCCCGCCAGCATCCTGAAGAAGCCCGGCCCACTCACCCTCGAGGAGTTCGAGGTCATCAAAACCCACTGCCGCGCCGGCGCGAACCTCCTGTGGGGGCACACGCCACTCCAGCGCCTCGCGGCGGAGATCGCCCTGAGTCACCACGAACGCTGGGACGGCCAGGGGTACCCGTACGGCTGGGCCGGCACGCAGACCCCCGTCTCCGCGCGGATCGTGGCGGTCGCGGACGTCTTTGACGCCCTCACCCGGGACCGACCGTACAAGCGGGCCTGGTCCCGGGCGCAGGCCCTTCGGGAGATCGCCACGCAAGCAGGCCAACATTTCGACCCGGCGGTGGTCGCGGCGTTCAAAACGGTCCTGGGCTTAACCCTACATTGA